In Euwallacea fornicatus isolate EFF26 chromosome 26, ASM4011564v1, whole genome shotgun sequence, one DNA window encodes the following:
- the sosie gene encoding uncharacterized protein sosie produces the protein MKAFYVTVSIPLLLVLAGFNHAHGLTTFGKSNSNNTPRNDIGKAKQCTVQTDCTTIKNTTCLRGSCLCGDNHPPNNGECVAPLQGPNHICSKNDDCVNNAVCVPLKEVKTSKDIAQFQHTPDMSICRCQEGYIEIGATCGGRTNGGTLSFLVIALALYRMFN, from the exons ATGAAGGCTTTTTATGTGACGGTGTCCATTCCTCTTCTGTTGGTTCTTGCTGGATTTAACCACGCTCATGGGTTGACAACTTTTGGAAAATCCAATTCTAACAACACGCCTCGGAACGATA TTGGCAAGGCCAAGCAATGCACCGTACAGACCGACTGCACCACCATAAAAAATACCACCTGCTTGAGGGGGTCTTGCTTATGTGGAGACAATCATCCCCCCAACAATGGAGAATGCGTTGCCCCTTTACAAG GTCCCAACCACATCTGTTCCAAAAACGATGACTGTGTGAACAACGCGGTCTGCGTTCCTTTGAAGGAAGTAAAAACTTCTAAAGATATTGCACAATTTCAACACACCCCTGATATGAGTATTTGCAGATGTCAAGAAGGTTATATAGAAATCGGAGCCACATGTGGTG GAAGGACAAATGGTGGTACCCTGTCATTCCTGGTTATCGCCTTAGCTTTATACAGAATGTTCAATTAG
- the Invadolysin gene encoding leishmanolysin-like peptidase, which yields MVEKLKWTLNGFLILFVFSILGSFSHVSAHRTCDHTYPKHHQVLHTFVEPHHVIKKRAADQSLRILLYYDQSVYRLDEERFKLINNTILPEAVNFWEQALFVRRAQSVIRLNRKCSDSQVFVKNGHTHCIEECSEKTMCGEVEVPDEHLDVCRICNSTGQKCRESKGSVQGEGIPDFDFVFYVSAMQTERCNKSLTVAYASHCQQESGLDRPIAGHANLCPNSISTSRQDLEILLSTVKHEILHALGFSVSLYAFYRDRDGNPLTERSPETGKPPLNESLQTYQWSNKVINTFTRHWHVKDGYIKRDVQMMVTPTVLQEAKDYFNCSELEGAELEDQGEEGTVLTHWEKRVFENEAMTGTHTQNPTISRITLALMEDTGWYIANYSMSGEMSWGRNLGCDFVMKSCKEWINTKSSKGFSIHPFCNKVKRDPLQTECTDDRTSVALCNLVEYESELPKIYQNFDTLDHVNPGKEGWYGGSVSLADYCPYIQEFTWKSQNVIVRGSHCHYAENNPKQDKNFALEKYGKNSKCFEHTDRMWEEKSCGQLRQWMHWGSGCYPYNCSAGRLHILVGNYSYTCHHANQEISIRIFSNGWLHKGAIVCPPCREICEREFEARGEWCKPGEEAPPSTIYHRDELRCDSNNAKVPFYLFFLLTSIVWCIS from the exons GTATTGCACACGTTCGTGGAGCCGCATCACGTGATCAAGAAACGAGCCGCTGACCAATCGTTAAGAATTTTATTGTATTATGACCAAAGTGTTTATAG GTTAGACGAGGAACGATTTAAGCTGATTAAC AATACCATATTGCCAGAGGCTGTAAATTTCTGGGAGCAAGCTCTCTTCGTCAGAAGAGCGCAAAGCGTGATTCGACTAAACAG AAAATGCAGCGACTCTCAAGTCTTCGTTAAAAATGGCCATACTCACTGCATAGAAGAGTGCAGTGAGAAAACCATGTGCGGGGAAGTGGAAGTGCCGGATGAGCACTTGGACGTGTGTCGAATTTGCAATTCGACTGGGCAAAAGTGTCGAGAATCCAAAGGTTCGGTCCAAGGCGAAGGTATTCCAGATTTCGACTTCGTTTTTTATGTGTCTGCCATGCAGACTGAGAGGTGCAACAAGTCTTTAACGGTCGCTTATGCCAGTCACTGCCAGCAGGAATCTGGATTAGACAG gCCAATAGCGGGACATGCTAATTTATGCCCTAATAGTATTAGCACTAGCCGACAGGATCTGGAAATTTTGCTCTCCACGGTAAAACATGAAATCCTTCACGCGCTGGGCTTTTCTGTTAGTCTTTATGCATTTTATCGAGATAGAGATGGTAATCCGCTAACAGAACGTAGTCCTGAGACCGGAAAACCACCTTTAAACGAGTc ATTACAGACTTACCAATGGAGTAACAAGGTAATAAACACTTTTACTCGTCATTGGCATGTAAAAGACGGATATATAAAGCGAGATGTTCAAATGATGGTAACACCCACCGTGCTACAAGAGGCTAAAGATTATTTCAACTGCTCAGAACTGGAGGGTGCTGAATTGGAAGACCAAGGAGAAGAGGGAACTGTGTTGACCCATTGGGAAAAGCGAGTTTTTGAG AATGAAGCGATGACCGGAACGCACACTCAGAACCCTACAATCTCGCGAATAACCTTGGCCCTTATGGAAGATACTGGATGGTATATCGCTAACTATAGTATGTCAGGCGAGATGTCTTGGGGCAGGAATTTAGGCTGTGATTTCGTTATGAAGAGCTGCAAGGAATGGATCAATACCAAATCCAGCAA AGGCTTTTCTATTCATCCCTTTTGCAATAAAGTCAAGAGGGATCCTTTGCAAACCGAATGCACCGACGACAGGACTTCGGTGGCGCTTTGCAATCTGGTGGAATATGAGAGCGAATTGCCCAAAATTTATCAG aattttgatACTCTCGATCACGTAAACCCAGGCAAGGAGGGTTGGTATGGCGGTTCAGTCTCTTTAGCCGACTACTGTCCATACATCCAGGAGTTTACGTGGAAATCTCAGAATGTTATTGTCAGAGGCTCCCACTGTCATTACGCTGAAAATAATCCTA AGCAAGACAAGAATTTTGCTCTGgagaaatatggaaaaaactcGAAATGCTTTGAGCACACCGATCGTATGTGGGAGGAAAAATCTTGCGGACAATTGCGACAGTGGATGCATTGGGGATCCGGATGTTATCCTTACAATTGTTCTGCAGGGAGGTTACACATTTTG GTGGGAAATTATTCCTACACTTGCCACCACGCCAATCAGGAGATTTCCATTAGGATATTTAGCAATGGATGGTTACATAAGGGCGCCATAGTCTGTCCGCCTTGTAGGGAAATATGCGAG AGAGAGTTTGAGGCCCGAGGAGAGTGGTGCAAACCTGGCGAAGAGGCCCCTCCTTCCACAATTTATCATCGTGATGAGCTGCGATGTGATTCCAATAATGCCAAAGTCCCCTTTTACTTGTTTTTCCTATTAACGTCAATTGTGTGGTGTATATCGTAA